One genomic window of Megachile rotundata isolate GNS110a chromosome 12, iyMegRotu1, whole genome shotgun sequence includes the following:
- the Dnmt3 gene encoding DNA methyltransferase 3 isoform X2 → MELGLIPSEMNARSGTTRDAALEDNESLFSTNSTIEIADSSTRKSSSRFSARISPYSSKNRSYLGSGRGRKKAAKRNAHAKRGNRKLDRGNDATIENFWKSCKRKTRSRSGKREHREDRERIIGDFTFDLPRNDCTACCPTCKRECVQSAPSSAVRSTRFPVAPVAPVAPVTMATLRRKRVSKIRSWKRNGPNAVLEPSDIVALPNERLVRGRRRLVDEDQRRSSTEDENREPILYPLPPIDREYSSDSRSTTVSESNNREISKLLENEHERETFRSADFSCVLSTFSPIEEISNEKKFSIEEETLHDDRKNRLPSPADEVREKRRCKSVDGIGKRSGTRSSSLKRNRTAPGSVNAFTLRAMTFQTIQEHPEPRRVTRGSTKVDKDRVVGKLVWGCCSGWWPALIIDADHVGMLSETGKVWVYWIGEARISLLNEKTQIESFSSNLKCRLTQNLNVARVRAIDATMQVFPSLLFLSTLLFFLEHACLPLVPPPPFPLTRLARVSVHPSILASDLLQMLRKRLGCALTKPYAAWIEKNFSEAIEAFDEIRFYPYPPRIQQRLDHLKEKNAKVTEKYLSDQKRETQNKKIDKPKESPPQRVDVDLTRLPLKEQHPGTITWAKISGHNWWPAMIIDYRDCCMREPSFGCQWIMWYGDYQLSEVHHQLFLRFDKGIERMQDYVKNTKKHVYLVGVLQAAKDYCSRFGYETESWTLADVFEYFSKTDTIAETLRVPLKKEDSVKIYDKYSTHIVGKLNELKNNPNVDDKRARDIKSSDDLRSAITGRIPFESLCLKCLKIPKDGATELHPFFEGSLCKECSEQYKPCMFVFGNDSKCFYCTICAATGTVIICDKEECPRVYCTACMKHLLCPTTYEQVLQEDPWECFLCNGASRSVSDTIVRPRSNWKDKIIDMFRTVSNSVVRSVQHSQHGRKIRVLSLFDGLSTGLLVLQKLGLAVDVYYASEIDPDALLVSASHFGDRIVHLGDVRGITKEKIKEIAPIDLLIGGSPCNDLSLANPARLGLYDPNGTGILFFEYRRILELLKKINNGRHLFWMYENVASMPSEYRLEINKHLGQEPDAIDSADFSPQHRLRLYWHNLPIEPQFLANQGEQDVQDILTPHCQRYALVKKIRTVTTKVNSLKQGKLALKPILMKDESDSLWITELEEIFGFPRHYTDVKNLSATKRQRLIGKSWSVQTLTAILRSLCPYFECNTVPTD, encoded by the exons ATGGAATTGGGATTGATACCGTCGGAGATGAACGCGAGGAGCGGCACGACGCGAGACGCTGCTCTCGAGGACAACGAGTCGCTCTTCTCGACGAATTCTACGATCGAAATCGCCGATTCTTCCACGCGGAAATCGTCTTCGCGATTCTCCGCGAGAATATCTCCGTATTCGTCGAAAAACCGGTCCTACCTAGGAAGTGGCCGCGGAAGGAAGAAGGCGGCCAAGAGAAACGCTCACGCGAAACGTGGAAATCGCAAACTCGATCGTGGCAACGATGCGACGATCGAAAACTTTTGGAAATCGTGCAAGAGAAAAACGAGGAGTAGATCGGGCAAGCGAGAACACCGAGAAGATCGCGAACGAATCATCGGAGATTTTACGTTCGATCTGCCTCGTAACGATTGCACCGCTTGCTGCCCCACTTGCAAACGCGAGTGCGTCCAGAGCGCACCGTCGTCGGCCGTTCGATCGACTCGCTTTCCCGTCGCTCCCGTCGCTCCCGTCGCTCCCGTCACGATGGCTACGTTGCGGCGAAAACGCGTGTCGAAGATTCGCTCGTGGAAAAGAAACGGTCCTAACGCGGTCCTCGAACCGTCCGACATCGTCGCTTTGCCGAACGAACGACTCGTTCGCGGTCGTCGGAGACTCGTCGACGAGGATCAACGACGTTCTTCGACCGAGGACGAGAACCGCGAACCGATACTCTACCCGTTGCCTCCGATAGATCGAGAATACTCGAGCGATTCTCGTTCCACGACCGTCTCGGAATCGAACAATCGCGAAATCTCGAAGCTGCTCGAAAACGAACACGAACGAGAAACTTTTCGATCGGCCGACTTTTCCTGCGTACTTTCTACCTTCTCGCCGATCGAAGAAATCTCGAACGAGAAGAAATTCTCGATCGAAGAAGAGACGTTGCACGACGATCGAAAGAATCGACTCCCGTCGCCGGCCGACGAGGTTCGCGAAAAGAGACGCTGCAAATCGGTCGACGGTATCGGAAAGCGCTCAGGAACGAGAAGTTCGAGTTTGAAGAGAAACAGGACGGCGCCTGGAAGCGTGAACGCCTTTACGCTTCGAGCGATGACGTTCCAAACGATTCAAGAGCATCCCGAACCGAGAAGAGTGACGCGAGGATCGACGAAAGTGGACAAGGATCGCGTCGTTGGAAAACTGGTGTGGGGTTGTTGCTCCGGCTGGTGGCCAG CGTTAATTATCGATGCCGACCATGTAGGAATGTTGTCCGAGACGGGGAAAGTATGGGTTTACTGGATCGGAGAAGCTCGTATATCATTa CTGAACGAAAAAACGCAGATCGAATCGTTCTCCAGCAATCTGAAGTGTAGGCTGACGCAGAATTTGAACGTAGCACGAGTTCGAGCTATCGACGCGACGATGCAGGTTTTTCCTTCTTTGTTGTTTCTTTcaactcttcttttttttctcgagCACGCTTGTCTTCCCCTCGTTCCACCTCCTCCGTTTCCGTTAACGCGACTCGCTCGTGTCTCGGTGCATCCGAGCATTTTAGCATCCGATTTGCTTCAGATGTTGCGCAAACGACTCGGCTGCGCTTTGACGAAACCTTACGCCGCTTGGATAGAGAAGAACTTCTCGGAGGCGATCGAAG CGTTCGACGAGATAAGGTTCTACCCGTATCCGCCCCGAATACAACAAAGGCTCGACCATCTGAAGGAGAAGAACGCGAAAGTCACCGAAAAATACTTGTCGGATCAAAAGC GCGAAACTCAAAACAAGAAAATCGACAAACCGAAAGAATCGCCGCCGCAACGAGTCGACGTGGATTTAACGCGACTGCCTTTGAAGGAACAACATCCGGGCACTATAACGTGGGCAAAAATCTCGGGGCACAATTGGTGGCCAG CGATGATCATCGATTACCGCGACTGTTGCATGCGTGAGCCAAGCTTTGGTTGTCAGTGGATCATGTGGTACGGCGACTACCAACTTTCGGAG GTTCATCACCAGCTGTTTCTAAGATTCGACAAAGGAATCGAGAGGATGCAAGACTACGTGAAAAACACCAAGAAGCACGTCTATCTGGTCGGTGTCCTCCAAGCTGCGAAG GATTATTGTTCTCGTTTCGGATACGAAACCGAAAGTTGGACATTGGCCGACGTGTTCGAATACTTCTCGAAAACGGACACAATCGCGGAAACGCTGCGCGTTCCGTTAAAGAAAGAGGATTCCGTGAAAATATACGATAAATATTCGACGCATATCGTCGGCAAGCTGAACGAGTTAAAGAACAATCCGAACGTGGACGACAAACGAGCTCGGGATATAAAAAGCAGCG ACGATTTACGCTCCGCGATCACCGGCCGAATACCCTTCGAATCTCTCTGTCTGAAGTGCCTGAAGATTCCCAAGGACGGGGCTACGGAACTTCATCCGTTCTTCGAGGGATCTTTGTGCAAAGAGTGCTCG GAACAGTACAAACCTTGCATGTTCGTGTTCGGCAACGATTCGAAATGT TTTTATTGCACGATTTGCGCCGCTACCGGAACGGTGATCATCTGCGACAAAGAGGAGTGTCCGAG GGTTTACTGCACGGCTTGCATGAAGCATTTGTTGTGCCCGACGACGTACGAGCAAGTGCTGCAGGAAGATCCTTGGGAATGCTTCCTATGTAACGGCGCGTCTCGCTCCGTTTCCGACACGATCGTGCGACCACGCTCAAACTGGAAGGACAAAATAATCGACATGTTTCGTACGGTTTCTAATTCGGTCGTACGGTCGGTTCAACATAGCCAGCATGGAAGAAAGATACGCGTATTGTCTCTGTTCGACGGTTTGAGCACAG GTTTGCTGGTGCTTCAGAAGCTCGGACTAGCCGTAGACGTTTATTACGCGAGCGAAATCGATCCGGACGCGTTGCTGGTGAGCGCCTCGCATTTCGGCGATAGAATCGTTCATTTGGGCGACGTCAGGGGTATCACGAAAGAGAAGATCAAGGAAATTGCCCCGATCGATCTGTTGATCGGTGGATCGCCGTGCAACGACTTGAGCCTCGCTAACCCCGCACGACTCGGTCTCTATG ATCCAAATGGAACGGGAATCCTGTTCTTCGAATACCGCAGAATTCTGGAATTGCTCAAGAAAATTAACAACGGCCGTCACCTCTTTTGGATGTACGAAAACGTTGCCTCGATGCCAAGCGAGTATCGACTAGAAATTAACAA ACATTTAGGACAGGAACCAGACGCGATAGACTCTGCCGATTTTTCACCGCAACACCGACTCAGACTCTACTGGCACAATttacccattgaaccgcaaTTTTTGGCGAATCAAGGCGAACAAGACGTACAAGATATACTTACGCCGCATTGCCAACGTTACGCGCTCGTTAAAAAGATTCGAACGGTTACCACGAAAGTAAATTCGTTGAAACAAG GTAAACTGGCTTTGAAACCGATACTGATGAAGGACGAGAGCGACTCGTTGTGGATAACCGAGCTCGAAGAAATATTCGGATTCCCGCGACATTATACGGACGTGAAGAATTTATCGGCCACAAAACGGCAAAGATTAATAGGCAAATCATGGAGCGTGCAAACCTTAACTGCCATCTTAAGATCTCTTTGTCCCTATTTCGAGTGCAATACCGTGCCAACCGATTGA
- the Dnmt3 gene encoding DNA methyltransferase 3 isoform X5, translating into MSSCVDQQQLNEKTQIESFSSNLKCRLTQNLNVARVRAIDATMQVFPSLLFLSTLLFFLEHACLPLVPPPPFPLTRLARVSVHPSILASDLLQMLRKRLGCALTKPYAAWIEKNFSEAIEAFDEIRFYPYPPRIQQRLDHLKEKNAKVTEKYLSDQKRETQNKKIDKPKESPPQRVDVDLTRLPLKEQHPGTITWAKISGHNWWPAMIIDYRDCCMREPSFGCQWIMWYGDYQLSEVHHQLFLRFDKGIERMQDYVKNTKKHVYLVGVLQAAKDYCSRFGYETESWTLADVFEYFSKTDTIAETLRVPLKKEDSVKIYDKYSTHIVGKLNELKNNPNVDDKRARDIKSSDDLRSAITGRIPFESLCLKCLKIPKDGATELHPFFEGSLCKECSEQYKPCMFVFGNDSKCFYCTICAATGTVIICDKEECPRVYCTACMKHLLCPTTYEQVLQEDPWECFLCNGASRSVSDTIVRPRSNWKDKIIDMFRTVSNSVVRSVQHSQHGRKIRVLSLFDGLSTGLLVLQKLGLAVDVYYASEIDPDALLVSASHFGDRIVHLGDVRGITKEKIKEIAPIDLLIGGSPCNDLSLANPARLGLYDPNGTGILFFEYRRILELLKKINNGRHLFWMYENVASMPSEYRLEINKHLGQEPDAIDSADFSPQHRLRLYWHNLPIEPQFLANQGEQDVQDILTPHCQRYALVKKIRTVTTKVNSLKQGKLALKPILMKDESDSLWITELEEIFGFPRHYTDVKNLSATKRQRLIGKSWSVQTLTAILRSLCPYFECNTVPTD; encoded by the exons CTGAACGAAAAAACGCAGATCGAATCGTTCTCCAGCAATCTGAAGTGTAGGCTGACGCAGAATTTGAACGTAGCACGAGTTCGAGCTATCGACGCGACGATGCAGGTTTTTCCTTCTTTGTTGTTTCTTTcaactcttcttttttttctcgagCACGCTTGTCTTCCCCTCGTTCCACCTCCTCCGTTTCCGTTAACGCGACTCGCTCGTGTCTCGGTGCATCCGAGCATTTTAGCATCCGATTTGCTTCAGATGTTGCGCAAACGACTCGGCTGCGCTTTGACGAAACCTTACGCCGCTTGGATAGAGAAGAACTTCTCGGAGGCGATCGAAG CGTTCGACGAGATAAGGTTCTACCCGTATCCGCCCCGAATACAACAAAGGCTCGACCATCTGAAGGAGAAGAACGCGAAAGTCACCGAAAAATACTTGTCGGATCAAAAGC GCGAAACTCAAAACAAGAAAATCGACAAACCGAAAGAATCGCCGCCGCAACGAGTCGACGTGGATTTAACGCGACTGCCTTTGAAGGAACAACATCCGGGCACTATAACGTGGGCAAAAATCTCGGGGCACAATTGGTGGCCAG CGATGATCATCGATTACCGCGACTGTTGCATGCGTGAGCCAAGCTTTGGTTGTCAGTGGATCATGTGGTACGGCGACTACCAACTTTCGGAG GTTCATCACCAGCTGTTTCTAAGATTCGACAAAGGAATCGAGAGGATGCAAGACTACGTGAAAAACACCAAGAAGCACGTCTATCTGGTCGGTGTCCTCCAAGCTGCGAAG GATTATTGTTCTCGTTTCGGATACGAAACCGAAAGTTGGACATTGGCCGACGTGTTCGAATACTTCTCGAAAACGGACACAATCGCGGAAACGCTGCGCGTTCCGTTAAAGAAAGAGGATTCCGTGAAAATATACGATAAATATTCGACGCATATCGTCGGCAAGCTGAACGAGTTAAAGAACAATCCGAACGTGGACGACAAACGAGCTCGGGATATAAAAAGCAGCG ACGATTTACGCTCCGCGATCACCGGCCGAATACCCTTCGAATCTCTCTGTCTGAAGTGCCTGAAGATTCCCAAGGACGGGGCTACGGAACTTCATCCGTTCTTCGAGGGATCTTTGTGCAAAGAGTGCTCG GAACAGTACAAACCTTGCATGTTCGTGTTCGGCAACGATTCGAAATGT TTTTATTGCACGATTTGCGCCGCTACCGGAACGGTGATCATCTGCGACAAAGAGGAGTGTCCGAG GGTTTACTGCACGGCTTGCATGAAGCATTTGTTGTGCCCGACGACGTACGAGCAAGTGCTGCAGGAAGATCCTTGGGAATGCTTCCTATGTAACGGCGCGTCTCGCTCCGTTTCCGACACGATCGTGCGACCACGCTCAAACTGGAAGGACAAAATAATCGACATGTTTCGTACGGTTTCTAATTCGGTCGTACGGTCGGTTCAACATAGCCAGCATGGAAGAAAGATACGCGTATTGTCTCTGTTCGACGGTTTGAGCACAG GTTTGCTGGTGCTTCAGAAGCTCGGACTAGCCGTAGACGTTTATTACGCGAGCGAAATCGATCCGGACGCGTTGCTGGTGAGCGCCTCGCATTTCGGCGATAGAATCGTTCATTTGGGCGACGTCAGGGGTATCACGAAAGAGAAGATCAAGGAAATTGCCCCGATCGATCTGTTGATCGGTGGATCGCCGTGCAACGACTTGAGCCTCGCTAACCCCGCACGACTCGGTCTCTATG ATCCAAATGGAACGGGAATCCTGTTCTTCGAATACCGCAGAATTCTGGAATTGCTCAAGAAAATTAACAACGGCCGTCACCTCTTTTGGATGTACGAAAACGTTGCCTCGATGCCAAGCGAGTATCGACTAGAAATTAACAA ACATTTAGGACAGGAACCAGACGCGATAGACTCTGCCGATTTTTCACCGCAACACCGACTCAGACTCTACTGGCACAATttacccattgaaccgcaaTTTTTGGCGAATCAAGGCGAACAAGACGTACAAGATATACTTACGCCGCATTGCCAACGTTACGCGCTCGTTAAAAAGATTCGAACGGTTACCACGAAAGTAAATTCGTTGAAACAAG GTAAACTGGCTTTGAAACCGATACTGATGAAGGACGAGAGCGACTCGTTGTGGATAACCGAGCTCGAAGAAATATTCGGATTCCCGCGACATTATACGGACGTGAAGAATTTATCGGCCACAAAACGGCAAAGATTAATAGGCAAATCATGGAGCGTGCAAACCTTAACTGCCATCTTAAGATCTCTTTGTCCCTATTTCGAGTGCAATACCGTGCCAACCGATTGA
- the Dnmt3 gene encoding DNA methyltransferase 3 isoform X7: MQMLRKRLGCALTKPYAAWIEKNFSEAIEAFDEIRFYPYPPRIQQRLDHLKEKNAKVTEKYLSDQKRETQNKKIDKPKESPPQRVDVDLTRLPLKEQHPGTITWAKISGHNWWPAMIIDYRDCCMREPSFGCQWIMWYGDYQLSEVHHQLFLRFDKGIERMQDYVKNTKKHVYLVGVLQAAKDYCSRFGYETESWTLADVFEYFSKTDTIAETLRVPLKKEDSVKIYDKYSTHIVGKLNELKNNPNVDDKRARDIKSSDDLRSAITGRIPFESLCLKCLKIPKDGATELHPFFEGSLCKECSEQYKPCMFVFGNDSKCFYCTICAATGTVIICDKEECPRVYCTACMKHLLCPTTYEQVLQEDPWECFLCNGASRSVSDTIVRPRSNWKDKIIDMFRTVSNSVVRSVQHSQHGRKIRVLSLFDGLSTGLLVLQKLGLAVDVYYASEIDPDALLVSASHFGDRIVHLGDVRGITKEKIKEIAPIDLLIGGSPCNDLSLANPARLGLYDPNGTGILFFEYRRILELLKKINNGRHLFWMYENVASMPSEYRLEINKHLGQEPDAIDSADFSPQHRLRLYWHNLPIEPQFLANQGEQDVQDILTPHCQRYALVKKIRTVTTKVNSLKQGKLALKPILMKDESDSLWITELEEIFGFPRHYTDVKNLSATKRQRLIGKSWSVQTLTAILRSLCPYFECNTVPTD, translated from the exons ATGCAG ATGTTGCGCAAACGACTCGGCTGCGCTTTGACGAAACCTTACGCCGCTTGGATAGAGAAGAACTTCTCGGAGGCGATCGAAG CGTTCGACGAGATAAGGTTCTACCCGTATCCGCCCCGAATACAACAAAGGCTCGACCATCTGAAGGAGAAGAACGCGAAAGTCACCGAAAAATACTTGTCGGATCAAAAGC GCGAAACTCAAAACAAGAAAATCGACAAACCGAAAGAATCGCCGCCGCAACGAGTCGACGTGGATTTAACGCGACTGCCTTTGAAGGAACAACATCCGGGCACTATAACGTGGGCAAAAATCTCGGGGCACAATTGGTGGCCAG CGATGATCATCGATTACCGCGACTGTTGCATGCGTGAGCCAAGCTTTGGTTGTCAGTGGATCATGTGGTACGGCGACTACCAACTTTCGGAG GTTCATCACCAGCTGTTTCTAAGATTCGACAAAGGAATCGAGAGGATGCAAGACTACGTGAAAAACACCAAGAAGCACGTCTATCTGGTCGGTGTCCTCCAAGCTGCGAAG GATTATTGTTCTCGTTTCGGATACGAAACCGAAAGTTGGACATTGGCCGACGTGTTCGAATACTTCTCGAAAACGGACACAATCGCGGAAACGCTGCGCGTTCCGTTAAAGAAAGAGGATTCCGTGAAAATATACGATAAATATTCGACGCATATCGTCGGCAAGCTGAACGAGTTAAAGAACAATCCGAACGTGGACGACAAACGAGCTCGGGATATAAAAAGCAGCG ACGATTTACGCTCCGCGATCACCGGCCGAATACCCTTCGAATCTCTCTGTCTGAAGTGCCTGAAGATTCCCAAGGACGGGGCTACGGAACTTCATCCGTTCTTCGAGGGATCTTTGTGCAAAGAGTGCTCG GAACAGTACAAACCTTGCATGTTCGTGTTCGGCAACGATTCGAAATGT TTTTATTGCACGATTTGCGCCGCTACCGGAACGGTGATCATCTGCGACAAAGAGGAGTGTCCGAG GGTTTACTGCACGGCTTGCATGAAGCATTTGTTGTGCCCGACGACGTACGAGCAAGTGCTGCAGGAAGATCCTTGGGAATGCTTCCTATGTAACGGCGCGTCTCGCTCCGTTTCCGACACGATCGTGCGACCACGCTCAAACTGGAAGGACAAAATAATCGACATGTTTCGTACGGTTTCTAATTCGGTCGTACGGTCGGTTCAACATAGCCAGCATGGAAGAAAGATACGCGTATTGTCTCTGTTCGACGGTTTGAGCACAG GTTTGCTGGTGCTTCAGAAGCTCGGACTAGCCGTAGACGTTTATTACGCGAGCGAAATCGATCCGGACGCGTTGCTGGTGAGCGCCTCGCATTTCGGCGATAGAATCGTTCATTTGGGCGACGTCAGGGGTATCACGAAAGAGAAGATCAAGGAAATTGCCCCGATCGATCTGTTGATCGGTGGATCGCCGTGCAACGACTTGAGCCTCGCTAACCCCGCACGACTCGGTCTCTATG ATCCAAATGGAACGGGAATCCTGTTCTTCGAATACCGCAGAATTCTGGAATTGCTCAAGAAAATTAACAACGGCCGTCACCTCTTTTGGATGTACGAAAACGTTGCCTCGATGCCAAGCGAGTATCGACTAGAAATTAACAA ACATTTAGGACAGGAACCAGACGCGATAGACTCTGCCGATTTTTCACCGCAACACCGACTCAGACTCTACTGGCACAATttacccattgaaccgcaaTTTTTGGCGAATCAAGGCGAACAAGACGTACAAGATATACTTACGCCGCATTGCCAACGTTACGCGCTCGTTAAAAAGATTCGAACGGTTACCACGAAAGTAAATTCGTTGAAACAAG GTAAACTGGCTTTGAAACCGATACTGATGAAGGACGAGAGCGACTCGTTGTGGATAACCGAGCTCGAAGAAATATTCGGATTCCCGCGACATTATACGGACGTGAAGAATTTATCGGCCACAAAACGGCAAAGATTAATAGGCAAATCATGGAGCGTGCAAACCTTAACTGCCATCTTAAGATCTCTTTGTCCCTATTTCGAGTGCAATACCGTGCCAACCGATTGA
- the Dnmt3 gene encoding DNA methyltransferase 3 isoform X6: protein MSSCVDQQQLNEKTQIESFSSNLKCRLTQNLNVARVRAIDATMQMLRKRLGCALTKPYAAWIEKNFSEAIEAFDEIRFYPYPPRIQQRLDHLKEKNAKVTEKYLSDQKRETQNKKIDKPKESPPQRVDVDLTRLPLKEQHPGTITWAKISGHNWWPAMIIDYRDCCMREPSFGCQWIMWYGDYQLSEVHHQLFLRFDKGIERMQDYVKNTKKHVYLVGVLQAAKDYCSRFGYETESWTLADVFEYFSKTDTIAETLRVPLKKEDSVKIYDKYSTHIVGKLNELKNNPNVDDKRARDIKSSDDLRSAITGRIPFESLCLKCLKIPKDGATELHPFFEGSLCKECSEQYKPCMFVFGNDSKCFYCTICAATGTVIICDKEECPRVYCTACMKHLLCPTTYEQVLQEDPWECFLCNGASRSVSDTIVRPRSNWKDKIIDMFRTVSNSVVRSVQHSQHGRKIRVLSLFDGLSTGLLVLQKLGLAVDVYYASEIDPDALLVSASHFGDRIVHLGDVRGITKEKIKEIAPIDLLIGGSPCNDLSLANPARLGLYDPNGTGILFFEYRRILELLKKINNGRHLFWMYENVASMPSEYRLEINKHLGQEPDAIDSADFSPQHRLRLYWHNLPIEPQFLANQGEQDVQDILTPHCQRYALVKKIRTVTTKVNSLKQGKLALKPILMKDESDSLWITELEEIFGFPRHYTDVKNLSATKRQRLIGKSWSVQTLTAILRSLCPYFECNTVPTD from the exons CTGAACGAAAAAACGCAGATCGAATCGTTCTCCAGCAATCTGAAGTGTAGGCTGACGCAGAATTTGAACGTAGCACGAGTTCGAGCTATCGACGCGACGATGCAG ATGTTGCGCAAACGACTCGGCTGCGCTTTGACGAAACCTTACGCCGCTTGGATAGAGAAGAACTTCTCGGAGGCGATCGAAG CGTTCGACGAGATAAGGTTCTACCCGTATCCGCCCCGAATACAACAAAGGCTCGACCATCTGAAGGAGAAGAACGCGAAAGTCACCGAAAAATACTTGTCGGATCAAAAGC GCGAAACTCAAAACAAGAAAATCGACAAACCGAAAGAATCGCCGCCGCAACGAGTCGACGTGGATTTAACGCGACTGCCTTTGAAGGAACAACATCCGGGCACTATAACGTGGGCAAAAATCTCGGGGCACAATTGGTGGCCAG CGATGATCATCGATTACCGCGACTGTTGCATGCGTGAGCCAAGCTTTGGTTGTCAGTGGATCATGTGGTACGGCGACTACCAACTTTCGGAG GTTCATCACCAGCTGTTTCTAAGATTCGACAAAGGAATCGAGAGGATGCAAGACTACGTGAAAAACACCAAGAAGCACGTCTATCTGGTCGGTGTCCTCCAAGCTGCGAAG GATTATTGTTCTCGTTTCGGATACGAAACCGAAAGTTGGACATTGGCCGACGTGTTCGAATACTTCTCGAAAACGGACACAATCGCGGAAACGCTGCGCGTTCCGTTAAAGAAAGAGGATTCCGTGAAAATATACGATAAATATTCGACGCATATCGTCGGCAAGCTGAACGAGTTAAAGAACAATCCGAACGTGGACGACAAACGAGCTCGGGATATAAAAAGCAGCG ACGATTTACGCTCCGCGATCACCGGCCGAATACCCTTCGAATCTCTCTGTCTGAAGTGCCTGAAGATTCCCAAGGACGGGGCTACGGAACTTCATCCGTTCTTCGAGGGATCTTTGTGCAAAGAGTGCTCG GAACAGTACAAACCTTGCATGTTCGTGTTCGGCAACGATTCGAAATGT TTTTATTGCACGATTTGCGCCGCTACCGGAACGGTGATCATCTGCGACAAAGAGGAGTGTCCGAG GGTTTACTGCACGGCTTGCATGAAGCATTTGTTGTGCCCGACGACGTACGAGCAAGTGCTGCAGGAAGATCCTTGGGAATGCTTCCTATGTAACGGCGCGTCTCGCTCCGTTTCCGACACGATCGTGCGACCACGCTCAAACTGGAAGGACAAAATAATCGACATGTTTCGTACGGTTTCTAATTCGGTCGTACGGTCGGTTCAACATAGCCAGCATGGAAGAAAGATACGCGTATTGTCTCTGTTCGACGGTTTGAGCACAG GTTTGCTGGTGCTTCAGAAGCTCGGACTAGCCGTAGACGTTTATTACGCGAGCGAAATCGATCCGGACGCGTTGCTGGTGAGCGCCTCGCATTTCGGCGATAGAATCGTTCATTTGGGCGACGTCAGGGGTATCACGAAAGAGAAGATCAAGGAAATTGCCCCGATCGATCTGTTGATCGGTGGATCGCCGTGCAACGACTTGAGCCTCGCTAACCCCGCACGACTCGGTCTCTATG ATCCAAATGGAACGGGAATCCTGTTCTTCGAATACCGCAGAATTCTGGAATTGCTCAAGAAAATTAACAACGGCCGTCACCTCTTTTGGATGTACGAAAACGTTGCCTCGATGCCAAGCGAGTATCGACTAGAAATTAACAA ACATTTAGGACAGGAACCAGACGCGATAGACTCTGCCGATTTTTCACCGCAACACCGACTCAGACTCTACTGGCACAATttacccattgaaccgcaaTTTTTGGCGAATCAAGGCGAACAAGACGTACAAGATATACTTACGCCGCATTGCCAACGTTACGCGCTCGTTAAAAAGATTCGAACGGTTACCACGAAAGTAAATTCGTTGAAACAAG GTAAACTGGCTTTGAAACCGATACTGATGAAGGACGAGAGCGACTCGTTGTGGATAACCGAGCTCGAAGAAATATTCGGATTCCCGCGACATTATACGGACGTGAAGAATTTATCGGCCACAAAACGGCAAAGATTAATAGGCAAATCATGGAGCGTGCAAACCTTAACTGCCATCTTAAGATCTCTTTGTCCCTATTTCGAGTGCAATACCGTGCCAACCGATTGA